Proteins from a single region of Mucilaginibacter daejeonensis:
- a CDS encoding PAS domain S-box protein, giving the protein MPTPVYDRVKSIEYWQDRLFINVIIYALPLSLLALIPSVYIEYKAGETSLIILDLLALLAVTFVALKKGISLHTRKVIIVVVMLVFTVVVTAMIGAFTMGCIYLFALSVFVALQFPDRAAYGMVIFNVLFCAGFEMVIRYRLMNIPLIQHITADRWLIFSVNFIFMDMVVVGLIRQILNGLQHTIHKEGWLHSELRKEMAHKASLNDDLKNSEEDHRTLFYKSPLSKVILDTDTLQILQVNYAATLIYGYTQQEFTRLKLTDIYDVNEVERMLSHMHEAEQSEPYRSQHIDKDGRTIHTEILHSNMTYQGRKARMIVVSDITQRVQHLAAIQAQNDKLREIAYMQSHVIRLPLARIMSLTELMDIEYDGKFDRQLLDHLVTSANELDQVVREVVNRSAEILADQHAAR; this is encoded by the coding sequence ATGCCCACACCTGTTTATGATCGCGTAAAAAGTATCGAGTATTGGCAGGACCGCTTGTTCATTAACGTGATCATTTACGCGTTGCCCCTTAGCCTGCTTGCATTGATCCCAAGTGTGTACATTGAATATAAGGCCGGCGAAACTTCCCTCATCATTTTAGATCTGTTGGCCTTATTGGCCGTGACCTTTGTTGCCCTGAAAAAAGGTATTTCGCTACATACCCGTAAGGTGATCATTGTGGTGGTGATGCTGGTATTTACGGTGGTGGTAACGGCTATGATCGGAGCGTTCACTATGGGTTGCATATACCTTTTTGCGCTCAGTGTTTTCGTGGCCTTGCAGTTCCCCGATCGGGCAGCTTATGGTATGGTGATCTTCAACGTATTGTTCTGCGCGGGTTTCGAAATGGTGATCCGCTACCGGCTCATGAATATCCCATTGATACAGCACATCACGGCCGATCGCTGGCTCATCTTTTCCGTCAACTTCATTTTTATGGATATGGTAGTGGTGGGGCTGATCCGGCAGATACTGAACGGTCTGCAGCATACCATCCATAAAGAGGGTTGGCTGCATTCGGAACTCAGGAAAGAAATGGCTCACAAAGCCTCCTTGAACGATGACCTTAAGAACTCAGAAGAGGACCATCGCACATTGTTTTATAAAAGTCCGCTTTCCAAGGTAATTTTAGATACCGATACCTTGCAGATCCTACAGGTGAATTATGCGGCTACGCTCATCTACGGCTATACACAACAAGAGTTCACAAGGCTGAAACTGACCGATATATACGATGTCAACGAAGTGGAGCGTATGCTGAGCCACATGCATGAGGCCGAACAATCAGAACCTTACCGCAGCCAACACATTGATAAGGACGGCCGCACGATCCATACCGAGATACTGCACAGCAACATGACCTACCAGGGCAGAAAGGCGCGCATGATCGTGGTATCTGACATTACGCAACGCGTACAGCACCTGGCCGCTATTCAAGCTCAAAACGATAAGTTAAGAGAGATCGCTTACATGCAGTCGCACGTGATCAGGCTGCCGCTTGCCCGCATCATGTCACTTACCGAATTGATGGATATCGAATACGATGGCAAGTTCGACCGGCAACTGCTGGATCACCTGGTCACATCGGCTAATGAACTTGACCAGGTGGTGCGTGAGGTAGTGAACCGCAGCGCGGAGATCCTGGCCGATCAACATGCAGCGCGCTAA
- a CDS encoding sensor histidine kinase, protein MSYSRLLMRAWYRLTGRSSDLPLNVRVFHSVCLIIIVALAYNVPFNYLVGLKDIALLSACYVLLYILIYYLSRFKGLTSLAFGLFVIAGNLLFTINYFLNSGIDGPTDLFFLLTMVIMITVAPVKQYWILVSVNLLLVTGLHLVQYLSPELVPHSYTNLQNRYIDITSAYWVVMGLVLFNFYFVRRNYEIERRSAEQKAELMKVLNEEKNKLFSIISHDLRAPLTNVQNYLELLTELEISKEESLDIKRKLLDSTRSTLDMLNNVLSWSQGQMTGLKFKLTDLNAYDVLMPQLLLFTNIASNKSISVVITIDHDIRIVGNENMVQLIVRNLINNAIKFTAVGGRIEVVASVMGESCIFSVRDSGNGSPVKLPTNIFYLNSGTTAGTSNEKGVGLGLVLCKEFTEAMQGQIWFECDAESGTTFFVELPLAQPVLGAEGLTLV, encoded by the coding sequence TTGAGTTACAGTAGACTTTTGATGCGGGCGTGGTACCGGCTCACCGGGCGATCGTCTGATCTCCCGCTAAATGTGAGGGTATTCCATTCGGTGTGCCTGATCATTATAGTGGCTCTGGCTTACAATGTTCCGTTCAATTACCTGGTGGGCTTGAAGGATATCGCGCTGCTGAGCGCCTGTTATGTACTGTTGTACATCCTGATCTATTACCTTTCACGCTTTAAAGGGCTTACTTCGCTTGCCTTCGGCCTTTTTGTGATCGCTGGTAACTTATTGTTCACGATCAACTACTTCCTCAATTCGGGGATCGACGGACCTACCGACCTGTTCTTCCTGCTCACGATGGTGATCATGATCACGGTGGCACCGGTAAAGCAATACTGGATACTGGTAAGTGTCAATCTGCTCTTAGTGACAGGACTGCATTTGGTGCAGTATCTATCGCCCGAATTGGTGCCGCACTCGTATACCAACCTGCAGAACCGCTATATCGATATCACGTCGGCGTATTGGGTGGTGATGGGATTGGTACTGTTCAACTTTTATTTCGTGCGGCGCAATTATGAGATAGAGCGCCGCTCGGCCGAGCAAAAGGCCGAATTGATGAAGGTATTGAATGAAGAGAAGAACAAGCTGTTCTCCATCATCTCGCATGACCTGCGCGCGCCGCTCACCAACGTTCAAAATTACCTGGAGTTGCTAACCGAACTGGAGATCAGCAAAGAGGAATCTCTCGACATCAAACGTAAGCTGCTCGATTCCACACGCTCCACGCTTGATATGTTGAACAACGTGCTGTCGTGGTCGCAGGGGCAAATGACAGGTCTCAAGTTCAAGCTGACCGATCTGAACGCCTATGATGTGCTGATGCCGCAGTTACTGCTGTTCACTAATATTGCCAGTAATAAGAGCATCAGCGTAGTGATCACGATCGATCATGACATCAGGATAGTGGGTAACGAGAATATGGTGCAGCTCATCGTTCGTAACCTGATCAACAACGCCATCAAGTTCACTGCTGTCGGCGGCCGCATAGAGGTGGTAGCCTCTGTGATGGGTGAAAGCTGCATATTCTCCGTACGCGACAGCGGCAATGGCTCTCCGGTGAAATTGCCGACCAACATCTTCTATCTCAATAGCGGCACTACCGCTGGCACCTCCAACGAAAAGGGCGTGGGCCTCGGGCTTGTGCTTTGTAAGGAATTTACGGAGGCCATGCAGGGCCAGATCTGGTTCGAATGCGATGCCGAGAGTGGTACCACCTTTTTTGTAGAACTCCCGTTGGCTCAGCCGGTATTAGGCGCCGAAGGGCTCACACTGGTTTAG
- a CDS encoding nucleoside phosphorylase, which produces MEPNDMIDPEQISETDLILNADGSAYHLNLLPHEIADTVITVGDQDRVAEISKHFDLIELQKGKREFVTHTGYLGNKRITVISTGIGTDNIDIVINELDALVNIDLSTRKVNKELRSLDIIRIGTSGAVQADIPLDSVLVSAAAFGLDPLMHYCEHELTPDEDELLQAFKDRLPDTYLLHPYIASASAELLNGLAADLQQGITVTAPGFYTPQGRQVRTRTSTPELMSIIQNFSLHGQRITNLEMETAGIYGLGGNLGHKTISFNVILANRATHQFSQQPQRSMENAIRLLLERLEKI; this is translated from the coding sequence ATGGAACCTAACGATATGATCGATCCAGAGCAAATATCAGAGACCGACCTGATCCTCAATGCCGATGGCAGTGCCTACCACCTGAACCTGTTACCGCATGAGATAGCTGACACGGTGATCACCGTTGGCGACCAGGACCGCGTGGCCGAGATCAGTAAGCACTTTGACCTCATAGAGTTACAAAAGGGAAAGCGTGAATTCGTTACCCATACCGGCTACCTGGGCAACAAGCGCATCACGGTGATATCTACCGGCATCGGTACAGATAATATCGACATTGTGATCAATGAGCTGGACGCCCTGGTGAACATTGACCTAAGCACCCGCAAGGTAAATAAAGAGCTACGGAGCCTTGATATCATCCGCATCGGTACCTCTGGCGCGGTACAGGCCGATATACCTTTAGACAGTGTGCTGGTATCGGCAGCGGCATTCGGGTTAGATCCGCTGATGCATTATTGCGAGCATGAGCTCACCCCCGATGAGGACGAACTGCTTCAGGCGTTCAAAGACCGACTGCCTGACACCTATCTGCTGCATCCATACATCGCCTCGGCCAGTGCCGAACTACTGAACGGCCTTGCCGCTGATCTGCAACAGGGCATCACGGTGACCGCACCGGGCTTTTACACGCCGCAGGGACGTCAAGTGCGAACCCGTACCTCTACGCCCGAGCTTATGTCTATCATCCAAAATTTTAGCCTGCATGGGCAACGCATTACCAACCTGGAAATGGAGACCGCCGGGATATACGGCCTGGGTGGAAACCTGGGGCACAAGACCATCTCGTTCAATGTGATACTAGCCAATCGCGCCACGCATCAGTTTAGCCAACAGCCTCAGCGCTCCATGGAAAATGCGATCAGGTTGTTGTTGGAGAGATTGGAGAAGATATAG
- a CDS encoding APC family permease produces MSIKPKLSRFDLTMIVISLIIGTGIFKIPGEVALRTGTPALFFAAWVVGGLVTLCGALTFAEIGARYPNTGGFYKLFSYCYHPAFAFMINWASIIATTASVAAVSLIGAEYLNPLLLPAHMQNITGTRITTIGLVAIVYVINFLGIKMSARVQNLLTIFKVTMIVILCLAIFKSNGHTVITQAVLPGGSPIASFGLSLVAVFFTFTGYQQTINFGGDVVDARRNIPRGLLMGMSIVIAVYMAVNFAYYHVLGMGGLQQNTGLAAKMASVVFGDVGARITSVLMFISVLAYVNVNIMSVPRVFYAMADDGVLPPIFKRVNPRTQAQEFGMTFFVAAIIVILFFAGSFGEVLNYAMFFECIGLSTAAIAIFILRKRTQELDGTGIYTIKLYPLVPIFFIAVYWFVTISVFMATPHATVVCLGAFALGLAIYYLAKRR; encoded by the coding sequence ATGAGCATTAAGCCCAAGTTGAGCCGGTTCGATCTTACCATGATCGTGATCAGCCTTATCATCGGTACCGGCATATTCAAGATACCTGGCGAAGTGGCCTTGCGTACGGGAACTCCTGCCCTGTTCTTTGCCGCGTGGGTGGTTGGCGGATTGGTTACCCTTTGCGGAGCACTTACCTTTGCCGAGATCGGTGCACGGTATCCAAATACCGGTGGCTTTTACAAGCTCTTCTCTTATTGCTATCACCCGGCCTTTGCATTCATGATCAACTGGGCGTCTATTATTGCCACCACCGCATCAGTAGCGGCGGTATCGCTCATCGGGGCCGAGTACCTGAACCCGTTGCTATTACCTGCCCACATGCAGAACATAACAGGTACCCGCATTACCACCATAGGCTTGGTGGCCATTGTGTACGTGATCAATTTTTTAGGGATCAAAATGAGCGCCCGGGTGCAAAACCTGCTCACCATATTTAAGGTGACCATGATCGTGATCCTTTGTCTGGCCATATTTAAAAGCAACGGGCATACTGTGATCACGCAGGCCGTTTTGCCCGGCGGCTCGCCGATCGCCTCGTTCGGCCTAAGTTTGGTGGCGGTCTTTTTTACCTTTACCGGCTACCAGCAAACCATCAACTTTGGGGGCGATGTGGTAGATGCCCGCCGCAATATACCCCGCGGACTATTGATGGGAATGAGCATTGTGATCGCAGTCTACATGGCGGTCAATTTTGCTTATTATCATGTATTGGGCATGGGTGGCCTGCAACAGAACACCGGGCTGGCCGCCAAAATGGCTTCGGTAGTGTTCGGCGATGTGGGTGCGCGTATCACCTCGGTACTGATGTTCATCTCGGTGCTTGCCTATGTGAATGTGAACATCATGTCAGTACCACGGGTGTTTTACGCCATGGCTGATGATGGTGTGCTTCCACCGATATTTAAACGGGTAAACCCGCGCACCCAGGCTCAGGAATTCGGGATGACCTTTTTTGTGGCGGCCATTATCGTCATCCTCTTTTTTGCAGGCTCCTTTGGGGAGGTACTTAACTATGCCATGTTCTTTGAGTGCATTGGTTTGAGTACGGCCGCTATCGCTATCTTTATACTCCGCAAGCGTACGCAGGAGCTTGATGGCACCGGCATCTATACCATCAAATTGTATCCGCTGGTACCTATATTCTTTATAGCGGTATACTGGTTCGTGACCATCAGCGTGTTCATGGCTACGCCTCATGCTACCGTGGTTTGCTTAGGTGCTTTTGCACTCGGGCTGGCCATTTACTATCTGGCCAAACGCCGATGA